From a region of the Oryza sativa Japonica Group chromosome 6, ASM3414082v1 genome:
- the LOC136356822 gene encoding disease resistance protein RPM1-like: MAEGVVGSLIVKLGDALASEAVEVAKSLLGLEGSALKRLFSEIREVKGELESIHAFLQAAERFKDADETTSAFVKQVRSLALSIEDVVDEFTYELGEGDGRMGMAVALKRMCKMGTWSRLAGNLQDIKVNLKNAAERRIRYDLKGVERGAKSMAGRRSSNWRSDSVLFKREDELVGIEKKRDLLMKWVKDEEQRRMVVSVWGMSGIGKTALVANVYNAIKADFDTCAWITVSQSYEADDLLRRTAQEFRKNDRKKDFPIDVDITNYRGLVETTRSYLENKSRWRNTMRGICSVKRHFGRMR, from the exons ATGGCGGAGGGTGTTGTGGGCTCACTAATCGTCAAGCTTGGGGATGCCCTGGCGAGTGAAGCAGTGGAGGTCGCCAAGTCCTTGCTTGGGCTAGAGGGATCTGCTCTGAAGCGCCTCTTTTCTGAGATCCGGGAGGTGAAGGGGGAGCTGGAGAGCATCCATGCCTTCTTGCAGGCAGCCGAGCGGTTCAAGGACGCCGACGAGACAAcctccgcgttcgtcaagcagGTGAGGAGCCTCGCCCTGAGCATCGAGGACGTAGTCGATGAGTTCACCTACGAGCTGGGGGAAGGAGACGGCCGGATGGGGATGGCAGTGGCACTCAAGAGGATGTGCAAGATGGGCACATGGTCTCGCCTGGCTGGCAATCTGCAGGACATCAAGGTCAACCTGAAAAACGCTGCCGAGAGGAGGATTAGGTATGATCTGAAGGGCGTCGAGAGAGGCGCGAAATCGATGGCGGGAAGGAGGAGCTCAAACTGGAGATCTGACTCTGTACTCTTCAAGAGGGAGGATGAGCTTGTTGGTATCGAGAAGAAGAGGGATTTGCTGATGAAATGGGTGAAAGATGAGGAGCAGCGCCGCATGGTGGTCAGTGTGTGGGGAATGAGTGGAATCGGCAAGACGGCACTGGTTGCTAATGTTTACAATGCTATCAAGGCTGACTTTGACACCTGTGCTTGGATCACTGTGTCTCAGAGCTACGAGGCTGACGATTTGCTTAGGCGAACTGCTCAAGAGTTTCGCAAGAATGATCGGAAGAAAGACTTCCCAATTGACGTTGATATCACAAATTACAGAGGCTTGGTCGAAACCACCCGCTCTTACCTGGAGAACAAAAG CCGTTGGAGAAACACCATGCGTGGGATCTGTTCTGTAAAGAGGCATTTTGGAAGAATGAGATAA